Part of the Henckelia pumila isolate YLH828 chromosome 2, ASM3356847v2, whole genome shotgun sequence genome is shown below.
CTTTTATGACGTATTAAggtgtttttaatattttaatgatattttatcaaaatattttcaagtttGTTGTCAAAAACCATTGTTTTTTTGTCTTTTGACAAGAATTTTCtctaaaaccgttgtcgtttgtTATATTTCAATGGAAAAATAcgaagatttttaaaaaatgttgtctttatatGTTTCAAGTACAATGGTTTTCAAACTAAGACATCAGTTTTAATTAAACATTGGCTATTTGCGTGTTTTTGGGGTGTTTAAAACCATTTTCGTATGTGCGTGTATTTTAGTTCTATGACAACGTTTTTTCTAACTGATATTTTTTCACCTTATTTTTTTCCCCACGCATAAATACACTTgatagaaaacaaaaaatatactcAATGTCTAACCCCTCAACCTGTCACCTTCTTGCCTATCCACTATACAACTGTTGTATTTGACTCATATCTCCTTCATCCAGCGTCAAAACCTCGAACGGTTTGAGTTGTTTTCTTCCTTACGCCTGTAGCAAGCCCTGTTATTGACTTATTTCTGCACTGTTTTTGTTGCGCTTCTTTGATAAGCCCTACTTTGATCTTGGAGTTTCCGAGGGTGAGTGAGTTGTGGACAAGACCAATATATAAAAATCTTGAGATAAATTTATGAAATCggtttttgatttaatattataGAAACTGAATATAGAATATAACTAATAAATATTATGCGATTAATGATTGATTACGTTGAAAGATGGATAAAAGTTTTTACCTCACCAataaattgatattttaattttataagtaatattttatttttgggcaTTATCTTGTGTTTTAagtgtagtacctaaaatccaatttactaaattacatgcattaaatttaataaaaattaggattattatttttaagtttaattgattaaattatttatttgagttacgtgttaataaaatatttcattatttattcaaatgattttgttttactaactatttaattaatatttttaattgtataAGTTTaattgtcaaaatgatttttattgcgcgatttaattgttttaatattttaaaggtttaagctttacatatttaaatgatttttttaaattgtttagtttatttttttaaaattattttaatttttagtttagttatttaaatatttttgagtgtccaaattatttattaaatagcTTAATTTTAGcggttaattattttaaattattttaaatgtctagcttatttatttaaatcatttttaattgtccaaatcattttaaaggttttattttttcttgtgtatttatttaaattgtttttaaacgTTTCTTTagtatgtttaaattattttaatcgctctgcttgttatttaaatattttactcgtcgccgtaacatcagaatatttaaagtgtttaaagtcttggattttcaagcttgtatttttatttagtgcaatttaATCTGTAGTCCTAAGTTTCTAAGTTTTAGTAGCACTTTTTAAAAGTTTGTAGCACTTTTCTATCTCCTACACACTCAATTTTAATACATAACCCTAATCCCTAAAATAACACACACACTCACGCCTAATTCACACACACTAAAACTCACGCACACAACACAGCTTCGACTTCCCTGTTCTTCAAGAGACTGAGCTCGGTTCTTCGATTCTTTTCCTGGAGCTTTCAAGTTTCGATTCTTCTCCAGAAAACTGTTCCAGGTCCAGCTAGAAGTGTAGCCCGTGTTCGTTTACCTCGATTTTCCAGATTGTCTTCTCGGCCTAGCTCTCGGCCGCCATTTCGAGATTTCTGGGTTCATCAGTTCTTTCTTGTTCTAACTAGGCAAGATTATGAATTCATTCGTGCACTATATAGATTATATTTGTTGTGTTGATTGACATTTTAGGGTTGCAAAGTAAATTTTCTCCCTCACAAGCGTGCCCTGTTCTTCATTTATTTTGTACGGCTggacatatatatttttgagattttgattgtTAGTCGATCTATTATTGTTCATATATGAAGATTGAATGATCCTAAAAGCTTTGAAATGCATTGGTAATCATGTTAGCACCAtttcgatttttctgaattttggCTATCATATTTCGAAAGTTTTTGTGTGTTTGTTGATGGTGGATTGGATTGGTGATGTAGGGGCTACCACGGGTGATATGAAGTTCACGTGGTAGCAATAGAATGAGTCGGATTTGTAGTAGGGGACTGTTCGAACTTGGCAGTACTAAGGGCTATTTTGGGGCTGTCCAGGTGTGAGCTTTAGCAAGGGAGATTGGCGTCTGTTAAGGGGATTGCTAGATGAGTTTAGCTGATGGTTCATGGTAGTGAATAAAGGATTTTGTGGTAGTGCTTAGGATGTGTTGCGATTAGCTAACGAAATGGGTGAAGGGGCAGCGAATTTTGTTGGTGAACTCGGTCTAGGGGTGCTGCTAGGGACTGCCATTTTTGAGTTAAGATAGGCTGGAGAGGGGTGCGTTCTTATGGGTTGAGAAGAGTCTAAGTATTGGTCATGATCCTAAGTATATTGGCTTGGACCTTGGGAGGCCTACGACTAAGTTTTGGAAGGTTATATAAGGAGACTTGAGCAGAATATTATCGGTGTGAGATCTGTCCAGAAACTGATCTTTGGAACAGTGCTAAACTCCAATATTGGTTAAGGGCTCGGGTTGGGAAATATCTTAGAATTATAGGAAAGGGCTGGTTCGAGTGAAATCAAATTCGGTTAAGTCTAGATGGAGTTTTAGGCCATTGATTGGAAAGGTGTAGGATATTTGGTGTTAAACAAGGTTGCTGTCCGGAAACAAAATCTTGGTAAAATGATGGTATAGGAATAATACTCGGAGAATGGTTTTCTTACTTAGTCCTAAGTGCAAATCATGGTTTAGATTCCTATCTTTGGTTTTCTCCCTAAATCACCAATTCCAGTCATTCACCATCGAGTCTCTTGCATGTACATTGATTAAACAGATTCCTTATTTGAGTTCATTACTTTCACATGTGCTTGCTAAGTCCTATATccaataaagaaagaaaattaCTTTTCGAACGAGGTGAactgattgtgactatagaaatgacgtgtatgtgtggggttgggagacgttctgacctaccttaccaatggacgtgtatgtgtggggttaagAGACGTCTTGGCCTTCCTTACCAAATATAGACGTGTAAGCgtggggttgagagaaatcttggcctcccttactaATCACAGGGCAAGACGAGTTTAGGAGACATCCTGACTTccgaaaatgaagtataataacgtctaattgtgATATGAGAATTAAACATCCATTCTATCAGAATTAAACATCTAACATCATCGACATAGttataaatgaaaattaaaCATCCATTTTACCAAAATAAAATACCACCTTCAGCAACATAGTTATAAATAGAAATTAAACATCAATTCTACCAAAATACAGTATCAACTTCATCAACATAGTTATCCATCCGATCAAAGTATAGTACAGAATACACCAACAAAATTGTTCACTCGATTCTCAATTTCCTTAGTCCTTTCCCATCAAACCATATTTGTCGTTTAGCATGGCTGCAACAACGTGTGCCCTTGTACCGTCTATGTTGCAATCAGTCTGATTAGTCCATGTAAAAGGGTCATCACGAGCATAGCACTCCGCCCATAGGCAAGTAAACACACCACAATCTGAATTAGGCCGTTGGACTCTACACTTTGGGAATCCCACATTGCAATTGGCAAGCTCAAGATCCTTGAAAATCCTCAAGTATCCTAATATAAATTCAACCTGGACACAAATCGAATTATTGTAATAGTAAAACTAATTGCAACACATAATGAGGAAGGTAAAATAATACATTACTTACAAACTGCCTCGCACTTGTCCTGTCATATGGGCTGTCTATTGTGTTCCTCATAACAAATTCTCTTTTTACATTATTCCATGTACACAAGCAAAAACCAGTGAGAATTGGGGATTTATTGCCAATTTtctctatttttaatttaaattgtatGTGTTGCGCACAACAATATCATAATCTGGGATTCTATTTTGCGTGGTTTGTAAACAATTTTTCTAAATAAATCTTCAATGGAGAAATTGAAGTTCATGAATTAGATATATACTtggttgtttttttaaaaaattgattgCTATAAACATTCATGAATTTGGAAATTCACTCACATCTTAAACGGAACAAGAATAATTTCATAAAACCAAGTAAACAAACTAAAATTTGTTTTCAaatgaatttttaaataaaaaaagatgaatgttatgaataaataatttagaTAAAAGAAAAAACTAAACTAAAATCAGAAAGTGAAAACTACATGCATGAACATTAATAAATTTTACTATAACGGAAATGGTACACGATGAATTTCTAGAAAGGTCAATATTTCCTATAGTTATAAGCATTGTCAGATACAAAATGAGCATATCCGGTGGTGATAAATTCATAAAGATAGGTAATTATCAAAGGAATTAACTGTCTTTAATAACCCACTTGGATCTTCGAGTCATTTTGAACGTGTACATCATAACAGAAATTATATCGATAACAAAATCTGAATAAACATCGTTTTAATATCAAATGCACTATTTTGAAACTTATTAAAAATCCACGCCACAAAACCTGAAAAACACACATTTCTCATTCCAAAACATGCACATTATACAAACATAATATCTATGATATTTTAGCGATTTGAAGGTCACCAAATATCTTTATCTTTTTATGAACTAAAATCAAGGTTAACTTGACACTATGCTTAAGAATAAAATCATTTACCTTGAAAATGTAaacatttttttacaaaaatagtTTCATATACAAATATCATAGAAGTCCAGGCTTAcacaaaaaaattcaagagAATCAAGCATACAATTTTGATGCAGATAAAAAGTATTAATCTTGCAAACCACAGTACTTTCAATTTCATTCATCCTCATTTAGaaactaattttttattattattttcctcAAATGAGATTTGACAAACTAAAAAAATAGCGaacaaataatcaaaattcaagaaatttaatCCGAACAAACAATTGAACAATCAATATCAATTAAGAAACAAAACAAACCCCAATCATCGAGAGAGTTCGTTCGACAATGAAATCAAGAAAAAATTaggatcaacaaaaacaaagagACACAAAACAATATCAAATCAACTATGGCAAACTTAACAAAGCACAGAGGGGAAAAACAGTAgcaaaacagaaaaaaaaacatgcgAAAATCAATTACAATGCAGCGACAATTGGAACAAAAAATTGCATCcaaaaaatttaatcaaaacCGAACAAGCCTCTAGATACCTCAAATACCAATATCGTAACCCTAGATACCATTTTCTAGAacaaatttcaatccaaaatcctACTTCACAGATTAATAAGCACACAAACATATAATAACGTAAGAGTTAATAAAGAGCACAAACCGGGTAGAAGAAAAATAGCTCGCGGAAGGCCCCTGCGAGAACAATAATTTCGAACAgaagaaaaatttgaaaaaatcgaATGAGAATAGATAATAATACGTGAAGAAGGGTGCGTATGCCTGTATTAATGGCGAGTACTACGGCAGATGCGACCTATGGTGGCATCAGGGGTCGAAGAGAAGCGGAGGGCGGAGGAGTGACAGGGCGAGGCGATTCCGAGTTTGAATCGGAGAAAGGCAATCAAGTAGACTCATGTTCTCTGGTCGTTGGCCAATTCGGCTGGTGGTGATCAAAGTCGGCCGATGGATTAGGGGTAGAGATTTCTGTCGTGATAATCAAAGGGGAGATTCGGGAGAAGCATTAAGAGGGAGGTAAGAGGGAGGAAAGAGAGAGATGATAAATATAAAtagtataataattaataaataaaggaaaaatgAGATTATtggtgaaaaaataaaataaaaaggaaaattgaGTCAAAACATGGATCTCTTATTTATATTTTCTGCCTTAGGTACTGAATCccaactttgattttgaaaagaggattttttttttcctaaaatCCCCTTTTTTTTGATGTGTCGGCCTATTATTAAAAAACCGAAATctgattttatattttattacatTTATGGGCAATAATTTGCTGCGACGAGTTCATGTACAAGCCATTTGTTTGTACGCTAGTGTACCATTGCCCGTTAACTCTCTCTCTGGGGTAGatgtgatcacggtgcggttcGACGGTTTTTCATATGAAATTCAAACCGAATTGTCAATTGCAGTttggttatattttatttttttattgcggttttatatgtaaaatcatTTTCGCGGTTTTCGAAGGTTTTAAGCGGTTGCTGTCGGTTCGCGATTTTTTTAATGATaggtaaattaaaaaaataaaaactattcaaattattagaataatgaatgaaaactataataaacacaataaaactaaataaaataacaatcaaGCAACAAAATAAAGTTAATCAACTATAATATGCTTAGGCAATGTTGAACATTAATATTTGTATAGAGAAGTAGTAAATAGATATGAAAAGAGAAAGACGGGAAAATTTTTTGAAGAAGTGTTGGGAGAGAAGAGAGTGGAGGCGGcataagatcaaatctattGTGTATAATGTATATACAATGTGCTATAAATATAACTCTAGCTAAATACCACTATACACGGTGGTGCGGTGCTGGGCGGTTTGGGCCAAAAATTATAACCGAACCATGGCGGCGGGGCggtttccatttttttttaaaaaaaatcatggtTATTTCAAAAAAGGAGATACCACCGTGCGGGGATGGTCGCGGTGTTTGAGAAAATATGTGATCACCCCTGCTCTCGGGATAAGAAAGGTAAGCAGCCCACAAACCCAACATTCTCAAAATTTTCGCAGCAATGGCGGTTGCGAGCTTAAGTTTCAATCTGGTGGGGGCGTTCAATGGCCTATCCATTGGTTCAAGCTCTTCCTCTGCTTTTTTGAGAGGAGAATTTGGTTCGATTCAAAGCGTAGGGCGAAATTTCTCTGTTTCTTTTCCGATTAGAGCTCCTTTGACGATTGAGTCCGCACATAAGAAGGGGGCTGGAAGCACAAAGAACGGACGGGACTCTCCCGGCCAGAGGCTTGGAGTCAAAATTTACGGCGACCAAGCGGCTAAGCCAGGTGCCATCATCGTTCGCCAGCGCGGCACCAAGGTTTGAACTTCATTCTCTGTTTCCGGTTTTAGTGTTCATGGAAAATCTTTTATGGAAAGGGCCTAGTTTTGCTTGCTTGAAGCCACAACCAGCTACGTGAATTCTATCTAATGAATGAAGCATGCGATGTCTCATGTTTGAACAACAGATATACTTGTATTCAAATGCATAAATCCATATTTAGATCTCATACTGTGAATGGATTGCGTTTTTTATTTCGTTCAGCAGTAAC
Proteins encoded:
- the LOC140882578 gene encoding large ribosomal subunit protein bL27c-like, with the translated sequence MAVASLSFNLVGAFNGLSIGSSSSSAFLRGEFGSIQSVGRNFSVSFPIRAPLTIESAHKKGAGSTKNGRDSPGQRLGVKIYGDQAAKPGAIIVRQRGTKFHPGKNVGIGKDHTIFSLIDGLVKFEKFGPDKKKISVYPRIVQPENPLCYRARKRESFRLQRERRKARKEGVVVEPQLVLASAPESLEDSPAC